AAATGATCTATCACagaaggagggtgagtttcaaatagagttggttaatgtgatattccacttgaaattcataatccccctacacagggggagtgtggactttaaatgggtTAGCCCAATAATGTTGGATAATTCCATGTTTGATAACATTTGAGCCATTGAGATTACTCTGCACTGGGGAAGATAATTGTGAGGCTATATGATACTAATTAAATATCAGGAGCTTGATTACATTCAAGTTATTCATATCATGAGTTACACATAATATTCATGGTTGATGAAAAGATTTATATTAAACAGATGAAAAACATTTCATGTTACAAAAACAATGATATGTGTATATATAGAGATCAATTTTATGAGGTATGAAACTTCTAACATGTGTATATACACATTGTGAATTGATTTGTTTTGTATATTATGTGAATTGAAATTTCATGTGTTAATTATCAGATGATTTTAATCAACAAAATTTTAGCCGCAATTAGGGtgatattttaaatatgttgATCATACAATCTGTACCAAAGTGATTGGTGCCCATCAGTTTCTGATGTTTTATTGAAAAGCATACCTCTTGAAATTGCAACAATGGACCCACTTAATAATTTACCAGAATTTGCAGTTTTAAagaggcatttcatgatccacagcctcatctcccccttcctttctaaaaaaaagttgagatttttataccactggaaacctttaGTTACATAATGTTTGCATACAAAAAATGTCTTGCTGATcaatttgtgtagcaaaaatatcgtcaaatttaaattccagaacgaaattacaacactgagCTGTGTAATACACAATATCATGCATGACTCCCAAAcaaaaaatctgaatcaactgatattttgagaataagattttttcgtggatatctactgaaaattttcataaaaagaggatgctaggatcacaaaatactcgaAGCTTTAAGTACATTATTTACCGGACATTAAGTGGATCTAATGTTGCACTTACATGTGTCACTCTTTTTCTTCTGTCAACtatgtgtaccaatcattttgatacaaattaTATCCCAATTAAAGATTGATTGAATTATTTCATTTCTAACATAAAGTTGAAAGAATTTATTAATGGTCACATATTTGGTACTGGTACACAACATTTTAAGGGATcattttggcacaccctgtacaTTACTCATTTTGTTATATTAAAGATTAATTCAATAACTTGCCAGTGGAGGTTATGCCAAATTTATTCCCATACTTTTAACAAGGTTGGTTATTTGGGGTTCAATTTATCCAGGGTTTGTGCATTATAATTGGAACTTTTATAGAAAACAAATTAAAGACTTACAAAGTGGATGTCTGAGTGGTCATGCAGTTATGTTCATATCTTTCATGTGTTTTATATTTAGCTTGCACAGACATGGgcacacacaaaaacaaacacacaaaccctTGTAGGTctttcattttattgttttaataatttaagtAATCAAAGAGTGAAAAAACAATGTGATTTAGCATTAAATGCAATTTATTGAAAGAAACTGTGATCTGTATACATCTCTGCTAGAAGTTTGCAGGTTCTATTCATCATCGAGTTGTTGTATAATCTTTGTGTTCATGTCAAGATCTGGAATATTGAATTTGTGGTTAATAAAATTGATAGTATCAGTAAATATGAGTTTGTGATTGATTTATGTGTCATTGTTGCTTACATTTGGAAACTTGGTAAATATGAGTTAGTGGTTGATTTAATATGTGTCATTGTTGCTTATATAAATCTCCTAACATGTTATGGCTGTGCGGGAGGCTCGAAAACTTGGAGCAGTGGTCAGCCTGTGAGCAAGTTCGAAAGCttattttcaaattctaaagatttattttttattccaagagTGACGAAATATGTATTTTAGACTTAAAGTTGATAGGAATTTTTAAATCGTTAAGTTTTTCCACAGATACCCTGGGCTATTGGGTGCCTACACAAGACCCGATGAAACCCGTGCCAAATCCAAATGCTGACCATTGGTAATACAAAATATTCAAGGAATGCGTTGTTCATGTCCTGGACTGAATAAGTGTTTCACACGGCTTACCCCAAAACTGCTTGCCAATATGTTTTGGCAGATGAAACGGCACAATTTGAATCCTTTTTTCCACCTTAGTTTGattagctcgtaatcggtgggaattgtcatgttaagggggtactacaccccttgataaatttgtgtctatttttgcatttttctcaaaaactaataacacagtggtaacaaaagtatattataggggcaaggaatccaattactacactggaatttcaatgacccaagacaagtggtttgttatttatgataagaaataaggtaccgctaggaggtacctcatttcctatcatactgaactgcttgtcttgagtcactgtatTTTCAGTGCGGTCATTGGagttcttgccccaataatatacataactttttgttaccagtgtgttattatttttgagaaaaattcaaaaataatcacaaattaccacaggtgtagtacccctaagctttaacactacgccgaaaagtagaccgacgTTTAGGGGACGGTCACTCACttctgcacagtattttgtggagcctgagagcacatcggacacaccaaattgcattctgaatgcgagtgTCCtgatggtatcaaataattttgatttcgcgatataataaaaattttatgtcaaattattgaaaacttatatttttgatattcctCGAAGTGaacttaaaattatttgatattagaaggatattcctcgtattcagaattcaatttgatgtctgatgtgctctatcacaaaaatactgtacaaacgtcgctatccgagcccttatgagaagaaagtagacaaagtataggactttgcTGGTCTGGggttatttttgtcaatttttttgtccCTCTTAGGGTCACTTACCGGACCCAGAGCCTGTAAAGGTTGCAGGAAGGGTATTAAGTTCTTGTCTCATTTAGTTCTTGCGCTTTGAGTCTCGGAAAGAGTTATTAGGTCCCATTTAGGGTTACTatacgttaagggctggggtatgaacgtttggacagtatttattttgggacattagagcacatcagaaatatcgaattgcattctgaatacgaagaatgtcattctgatatcaaataattttgaatttttgaaattcgcaatttaatacacattttatggcaaatcattaaaattgatatttttgatatttaacagtacttgaagtaaactttataaatctgatgatttatacttaaagtgtatgtaggtgggttgaaaagccgacgatcaattgaaaattttgacctttcgtattgaagatatggatttttttcccaaaacaccaaaaaaaaattaggtcttttgggaaaaaaatccatatcttcaatatgaaaggtcaaaattttcaattgaccgtcggcttttcctccctgctacatacactttaagaatatatcattagatttatataatttacttcgaggactgttatatatcaaaaattcgaaaaatatcaaattttataatttgtcataaaatttgtattatattgtgattttcaaaaatgaaaattatttgatatcagaaagacatgcttcgtattcagaatacaattcgataggtctgaggtgctctcatgtgccacaaaaaatactatcgaaacgcaataaacgctcattttagatcccttaagctaccAATATTACGTTTTAGAGCCTGTGAAGATTTATAAGTTTGCAACGTGTGAGATGCTCAAAACTTTCCAAACTCATACTACTTACTAGGCTCACATAATATCTTCACTATTTATTAAAGTGTTTAGCTAATCACACAATGTTACCAACAAATGCTTTGAAAACACATATTTACcgattattaaaaataaaaatttaaaaaaaatcatttttttttaaatatcagaagaacattcctcgtattcagaatgcaattcgatgtgctctcacgtcccacaaaaatactgtgcaaacgtcgctgtCCGAGCTGTTAAACATCCTTATTTTTTGTCCGTGCCCTATATTATTTTGGGTTACCACAACATATTCAACAACCCCTTCCCTAattcattttatgaaaaagtaggcctatacaataacgCCGGTATGGAGAGAGGGTGAGGGAGCTTTATGAAGAGCTtactttgttgcaaaagcccttacatctacCTCTGGCTGAAATTGGGTTATTTGCATGACATTATAGAgttggtaaaaatacacatttttggtggttgtttgaccttcctACCACCTTCctttccggagatatcgtatatttcccgtttgggaaatcttaaggaatttccggaaatctgaacttatagtcttgttttaattttttgatgtataggcctatatagtagccttgaatgttctttaactgtTTAAACTACAAGTACAAGGAACTGTTTTTGGATCACTATgtggtcactatgtttgaaaaaatcattttaattaacaaaagttgtagaaaATGGCATAAttgccgaatttaattaaaaattcataattaaaaaaataaataagatattttgatcttttttgtttgttttttgaaatcATTAGTCAAGTTGCAAAAAATAGTGCAAAAAATGGGCTCAAAAAACACAACAacttgattgcaaaggtggtttctagaaaaggggtaaatgtATTTAGTTGCAAAAGGCCTTACATCCACAAAGGGcgcaatacaaaataaataatacaataaataggcaggcttgaaaattgtaccaaacctattcttttagtttctattcatcaacactttattcaaaaccaaaattgaatcaaatcgaacaagtaataattgcacaattaaaaaaactgtttttctcaaaaagtggatgtattGCTTCTGtaactaagctcttcataataGAGAAAGTaagaagatttatttatttatttatttatttatttatttatttatttatttatttatttatttatttatttatttatttatttatttatttatttatttatttatttatttatttatttatttatttatttatttatttatttatttatttatttatttcatgaaaGGTTCATGAAAGGTCTTCACAAACGTATCTTCAATAATTTATCTAAATATAGTATACGAAAATTGCGACATTAATTAAGATATAATAACAAAAAGTGCTTATAATAACTTTTAAGAACAAGACTAGACTTGCTTTGTGAAACGTCATCAATTCCGGACTTCTTAATTTCTTATGTCCGCTAAAATAATGGATTTCTTCTCAATTGAGCACTTGTCTTTGTGGCCCGTGTTACGCTGAAAATGAGTCTTCCGGTGTTCTATACACGCGAATACCTGAATAGCACCAATCATTTAAACAGACGCAGGCGAACATCGAAGAAAACCCCACACAGgtatgtaaaatattatttttaattattctaCTACacaatttcattcataaaatcgTGTCATTGACCCTGTTTAAATATCGGGACCTGTaattcataataataattttattcagATATAAGTCCGTTCGGCGCGTGCCTGGTTCATGAATAATGCATTTTGCCCTGTCAAATCACGAATCTCATTATGGATTTTAATTCATTGAGTTCACACAAGCGTATAATAAACACACGGTACTCTCGCTCTATTATGATAGAATGCGTATAAACCAGAGCAGAAATGGTAACAAAATTGCACCTATTTTTGCAATGTGTAGAGCATCTGGCTTATTTTAAGCATATTTTATTGCTTTAATCAGTGCGAATGATGTACATCATGAGCTGATGTACACTACAGTGCAATTTTGAAATGGtgaaattttaaatttacatCAGCATGATTTTAAATCCGGCAATGGAATCGGGTGAATTGAGCTACGGGAGGCATAGGTGAGTTAATCTgttatttaaaaatgtaaaaaatatcaaaataacaaaatgtaaaaaatatcaaaatgttctttttttaaTAAACATTTCCAAAGAGATATATgatggaaaaaaatgtgttataggacgtgtatattgtttatttcaatattgcagtttttacaataaatacaccAGTGTTCTATGTGTCAACGtcaagtgaaaatatatgtaTAAAAGGTAATGATGGTAAAAATGCATAGCATTGCCTGGAGATCAAAAATCATGGTGCCTAAAATTAAGAACTTATACCATCAAATTTCAAGTTATGATAAACGGGATACCTTAAGACAAGGTGCTTTTATTTTTACAGAATGCTGCCAAGAGAGCAAATGAAAACCCGAGATACATTATATTTTGCATTGGAGCTAGCCATAATATAAAGTCGTCGATCgacttattattttttaatttcataaacTCGCGCGATATTTAGTATGAATGGCAAGAGTTAATTATCATGCAAGCTATATGTGTGCACAGCACAATGACAAATAGTGCACTCGTGTCCTTATTTATGATTAATTAAGAAATGATAAACCATATTGATTACAGTGAGCCGTGTCTTAATTTGCTTTAATTGCAATAGTTATTACGAAAgtaggaataataataataaataataatgataaataattataataataaaaaataataataataacaataataatgataataacaatattaataataatgataacaacaataacaacaataatgacgatgatattaataataataattataataataacaataaaataatagttataggctaataataataataataatgataataccaACAGCAattaacaaagaaacaaacaccaACGTGATTACCGGGATAAAGTGTATACCAAATGCTTCCTTCATAAAATAAACACCCAATATTTCGAATTAATGCGCATTATATTCgtgaaaaaatgtatactttatattTGCCAAGAGTATCAATAATGCAACACTTATATATAGGAAAATATATATGGTCTCGGGTTAATTAAAATGTTAGAAAATTGCCCGTAATAATACTATTGAGATTCAAATGCTCATAATTGCACGTGTGCGATTTTCGTAGAAATAAAATCACccattataattttaaaaaacgtAACTGGCAAATGCtatatattttgcaaatatctgaAAATGCATAAAATATCGGACATAATGTGCAAGCAAGCACACACCCACAGTATAGATAATCATTAACCATCACGGCACTCCTCAGTCggaaaattacaattttacaatTCTTTTAAAAGATATCAATTCTAGACATATGATTTTAGAAACAGATGTAATCAATGCCATAAATCGGTGAATTTATTGCATAAAATGAGTATGCAAATGACTAGATCAATAATATCCATCTGGTGCTACGGTATAAACCTATACCAGCATAACTATATAGAATTTGGTAAAATGCAAATAAGATaaaatcatcagcagcagcacgTATATAATACGATATAAAAGTCAAGCCATGTGAACCCGGATTTATAGTTCCTATATTACAATACAAAACATGCTAAAAGACCATGCagtgataaacatgataataattatattgaaaataattatattgaaaaaaaaatatattgaatcTAATTCAAATTGACACGTCTGTACGGGTCATCAGTGTGCacattaaaatatcaaataaGCCCAGGGGCCACTCATAGTGTACGGATGCGTGACCATATTTTTTAAACCCcttaaacgagttttaccctaccatcaaatttagccccttaataaggtaatttaatataaaatttacctcCTAATGAATGTTTGGCtagtgaaaatgcaacaaatgtaccatTTCTCATTGTTTCTGGacttgtaatttaccaaaaatttacCTGTACccaaaacaagttgttcagtttcagaaaactaccgttattcttgaaaatcagtgtttttagaccctaaaatGCGTCACTCGTGTAACTTGCCTAAAAcaacacccctttttacttgtttttttggtcacgcatgcgtacagaccattaatgtgagtgcccccgggcaAATAAGTTGGCGCATAATCATGTTTTTaaattccaagtacttgtcaatgcaaacttatgaaacatgatctttatCCATGGCgttgtttttttaaaagttaGTTCTTGTTAAATCATAAATGTTAAGTCAATTCacgaaattttgagaaaatgaagtCTTTTGGATTCTCAAGAATAAAAAAGAATACGTCCTTTAGCAAAATAAAGACTTACCGTCATTTTAAAACAGTATTGTATTTTAAAGAGGGTAAAAACAAATCGTTACATTGTATTTGTAGACCTAAATGTAACGTAACAAATACAATGTAATTGTTACATTGTACTGTTGTATGGAAGGAGCTTGACTTGGTTTTAATTAGTTTTGCAATCAGAATTCATGACGAACACATCAGAATTTGAAAGATGTATAATCTTCAACCTTTGAACGAGATAGACATGTTTTCTCGGTAATCAGAAATCCCAAGCTCtttcacttttaaccaatcagaacgGTGTCACTCCCTCCTTCCACTCATATTCCAATTGATATTATTTAGTTGTATGTCCTGTAATTCTTTTGGTCGACATCAAATAAACATCATACCTTGAGTCAATCCTAacatcaatcatgtcaatatcAGAACTCAAAGTCCACGATATATCGTGGACTTCGAATTTGCATTGTATCTGTGCTAATTTCTCAAATCTTCAACTCAAACTCCCGCGGCTATAAACAGACTAATTGATACAGAAAAAGTGTTAAGCCTTACTTTACAGTGAAAGTACGTGTAGTTATAACAGCTCTTTTATAGTCGTAACAACTTTTATAAACTGTGTGTTTCCTCAGCTACAGATCCCGATTTGAGTATTGTGGCTCAGACCTCAACAACGAATTCAACTTCCTGCATTCTCCATTCCTACCACCATCGAATGACATTCACACACAGAAGAGGAGACATCTGCTCATGGGCCGTTTAGATCCGTCTGCTAGCGGTGGTGACGTCGACAGTAGTCAAATTCTCCATGTCCCTTCGACGGCGTCGGACCTATTGACGACACTCAATGAAATGCGACTCCTGGCAGAATGTACCGATACCATATTATGTGTTGGAGTCAGAGAATTCCattgtcacagagcaattctggcAGCAAATAGTCCATACTTCCGAGCTATGTTTGCCAATGAAATGAGGGAGAAATCTCAAACAAGAGTGTCTCTCCACGAAGTCTCACCTACCATGCTTGGATTTTTAATCGATTACTGCTATGGCACTCAAATCGTGATTTCTGAGGACAATGCCCAAGATTTGTACGTGGCGGCAAATTTTCTTCAATTTGACACCGTTTCAAGAGCATGTTGTAAGTTTTTACAGAAGCATATCACCGCTTCTAATTGTCTTACCCTTGCTAAGTTTGCAGAGACGTACCGATGCCTTCCTTTGCAGGGGGACGCTGAGGGCTacgttttggcacactttgaagaCGTTTCCCAGACAGACGAGTTTTTAGAACTCAAACCTGAACAACTCATGACTTACATTCGACACGACCATCTCAAAACTAGATCCGAAAAAGTGGTGTTTGACGCAGTTCTACGATGGTTGTGCCATGATCCTCTCGATAGAAGCATCTTCCGTAATGACATTCTCAAATGTGTTCGTCTTCCTTTACTCGATGAAGAGTCTCTTGACGAAATCGTAACACGTGATGGTCGAGGTATGGAACAGTCAAGAGTGTGTAAGGAGGCTATCCAAGAAGCCAAATATTGCCAATGGCTGATGAAGCGAGGATATCGGGTGCTCGGTCCTGGCACGGCTAACAGACGACAAGGAAAGAAATCTGACGTCATTGTCCTTGTTGGGGGACATCGTAAAGACGTAGATGGGGAATATGTGTACAGTGACGAAGTGTTCTTCACAGAAGTTAGTGACCCATTAACTACCAGATATCCAAAATGGCACCCATTGGCCAAGATGCCACATCACTTGAAAAGGAAATACAGTGTTGCAGCAATAGGTAAGTAAAGTAATCCTTAACATTCGTTCCTCCTCAATCACCACCTCCAGCAATTTATCGGACAATAGCCTTAAATAATGTCAAACTAATTGTCCAGCCACAATCCACCTAACTCCTTAAACATTTAATAATACAGTTCTCAATCAACCTTCTTCGAGCCTTTCATGTTTAATGAATTCGATGAAAGCGTCGTGTACATAACAATTGCATCCACTGGACGTATTCTTCGTACGTGTCTCACAACATATGTATGCATGGATGGTTACTTTATATGTAGATAACTAGTATTGTACTCTCATCTAAGTTTTTTCTATCCCGTTATGCAGATTCTAGTATCTACGTGAGCGGAGGCTATGATGCTGTATGCGACCAGTCGTCCCGTCTTGTATGGCGATACTCGTTTACCCGCAACCTGTGGAAACCCGTATCTAGCCTTCTACATGCTCGTCACTCTCATGGCTCCACCAGTTTGGAAGGTAAAATGTATGTCGTTGGCGGGAAAAGTTCTATCCGCGACTCTCGTCTGGAATCTGTCGAAGAATACGACCCTGAGACGGATGAATGGCGAGAGGTTGCACCATTACCAATAGCAGTTAGCGTGCCTTCAGTAATTGGCTGCGCCGGAAGGTTGTATGTCATTGGAGGAGCAACCGACGCCGAAAGTGCCTGTACGCAAGTACAATGTTACGACCCTGTCACGGATACGTGGTCAATTCTTCCGGAAGTTGAGTTCTACCGAAAGACGCTTCGAGTAGTTTCCATTGATGATTCACTGTTGGTAATTGGAGGTCGCAAAACCAGGGATACGGTTATGCTATCTCCTTCCACGAATGAAGAACAATTGTTCGAACCAGCAAATGAACAAAGAACGTTTCCTGGGGTGACGATGGCGGCTGGTAAAGTTTGGATGATGGGGGGCAAAGTCGGTGACGAAGCCAAGAGTAGCGCCGATTGCTTCGATCCAAAGACAGGGACATGGACGACGTTAGTGGGATTCCTACCAAGACCGTTATACATGCAAGGATGTGTCACAATATCTACCGATAGCTACTAGTCAGGCACTGTATTTCATGTTTAGTATTAGATATCATTTTGCTGGCATGCTACACAGTTGTAATAAGAATATCACACACATCTCGCCTGTGCTTGTGCTGGGGCAATCGCCAGGTGCAACTAGTCTCGGATTCAtcatgtgtatcaatgattgtCTTCCGTGATGACACTGGTGATGATTTGCAGTGCAGTAGAA
The Amphiura filiformis chromosome 3, Afil_fr2py, whole genome shotgun sequence DNA segment above includes these coding regions:
- the LOC140149228 gene encoding kelch-like protein 24a gives rise to the protein MSLPVFYTREYLNSTNHLNRRRRTSKKTPHSYRSRFEYCGSDLNNEFNFLHSPFLPPSNDIHTQKRRHLLMGRLDPSASGGDVDSSQILHVPSTASDLLTTLNEMRLLAECTDTILCVGVREFHCHRAILAANSPYFRAMFANEMREKSQTRVSLHEVSPTMLGFLIDYCYGTQIVISEDNAQDLYVAANFLQFDTVSRACCKFLQKHITASNCLTLAKFAETYRCLPLQGDAEGYVLAHFEDVSQTDEFLELKPEQLMTYIRHDHLKTRSEKVVFDAVLRWLCHDPLDRSIFRNDILKCVRLPLLDEESLDEIVTRDGRGMEQSRVCKEAIQEAKYCQWLMKRGYRVLGPGTANRRQGKKSDVIVLVGGHRKDVDGEYVYSDEVFFTEVSDPLTTRYPKWHPLAKMPHHLKRKYSVAAIDSSIYVSGGYDAVCDQSSRLVWRYSFTRNLWKPVSSLLHARHSHGSTSLEGKMYVVGGKSSIRDSRLESVEEYDPETDEWREVAPLPIAVSVPSVIGCAGRLYVIGGATDAESACTQVQCYDPVTDTWSILPEVEFYRKTLRVVSIDDSLLVIGGRKTRDTVMLSPSTNEEQLFEPANEQRTFPGVTMAAGKVWMMGGKVGDEAKSSADCFDPKTGTWTTLVGFLPRPLYMQGCVTISTDSY